CTGGAGCGCGTGCTGCCGCTCAAGGCGGTGGAGGAGTCCCAGAAAAGCCAGCGCTACCTCGCGGGCAATCGCTCCGTGCCCAACCCCAAGCGCGGCGACTACGAGAAGAAGCTGCTGGAGGCGGAGCGCACCCTGGAGGGCGTGGAGCGCAAGCAGGCCGCAGTGCTGCGCGAGTACCTCAAGGCCCAGGTGGAGCTGGGCACGCTGCGCGACGCCGCCGAGCGCTGCCGCGAGCGGGAGAAGCGCGAGTGCCGCGCGGCCATCCAGGAGTGTGGCGAGGAGGCTCGCGACGCGAAGAGCCCGGGCAAGGTGCCCAGCGAGTGCGACCCGGAGCGGTGCTCCGGGCAGTGCACCCAGGATGAAGGCCTGATGTCGATGAAGGCCAAGGCGGCGCGCGTGCTGGAGGGGGCGGTGCAGGTGGCCCTGGACAAGGCGGAGACCCAGCGCTCCGAGGTGCAGCGCAACCGCGACGCCGTCTTCCGCGAGCCCATCACCGTGGAGGAGCCCATGTACTCGGACTTCGTCTACGACGTGCAACTGCACCGGCTCACCGTGACGGCCACCGTGACGTCGGTGATGCGCGACCTGTTGACGCCGCAGCAGGTGCCCGCGCCCAACACGCAGGACTACGCGGTGCTGCACGAGGACCTGGCGCACAAGGGCTATGACCGCTACGGCGTGCTCGCGGACCCAGTCCAGCTGCGCAACGAGCTGGAGCTGCGCGTGGACGCGGGCGACAAGGCCGTGGCGGACGTGGCGAAGCACGTGAAGGAGCGCTTCGACCTGTACCGCGGCAAGCGGGTGGAGGACGCACGGCGCGGCATGGTGCGCCCCGGCGCGGAGGACGTGGTGGAGACCGCCGTGCGCGCGCTGCTGCTCACCGCGGACGCGCCGCCGCAGGACATCCTCCAGCCCGTGGCCCGCGCGCGTGGCCTCACCCGGCCCGAGGCCCTGCTGGGCGTCGGGCAGTAGCCCATTGCCCGCGCCTCGCGGCGCGATGGCGGTCGCGGCGAAACAGGCCGCCTCTCGCGCCGCTCCTGGGTCGGGCGGGCCGCCTTGCTCAGTCCAGGCTGGCGCTCATCTCCGGGCGCTCCAGCCGCAGCGTCTCCACCCGGCGCCTGCGCGCGCCCGCGATGGTCAGGTGCCACGCGGCGGCGGCCAGGCCCACGCAGAAGCAGCCCGCCCACAGCGCGGTGGCGCCCGCGTGGCCCAGCATCGCGCCGCCCAGCGCGGGGGCGACGCTGGACGCCAGGCCCCACATCATGTGGTACGCGCCCTGGTAGCTGCCGCGCAGCTCCGCCGGCGCCAGGTCCGCCACCACCGACGGCGCCACCGGTGAGTGGACGATTTCGCCCAGCGTCCACACCGCCACGGCCGCCATCGCGAGCGGCACGGTGGCCGGCAGCGCGTGCAGCCCGAAGCCCACGGCGGTGAGCACGCCCGCCACGGCCAGCGCGGTGGAGCGGCGCACCCGGCCCACGCCTCGCACGACGAAGGGCTGGAGCGCGACAATGAGCACGCCGTTGACGGACATCACCAGCCCGTACTGGGCGGGCGTCAGGCCCTGCTGGGTCAGCGTCAGCGGCAGGCTCATGAAGCTCTGGTGGAAGAGCAGGGCCAGCGCGAACACCGGCAGGCAGAAGGCCAGGTACACGCTGTCCCGGAAGGGCGTCAGCACCGCCCCCAGCGGGGTGTGGGACGCGTGCGCCGCCCGCGCCTCCGGGGGCCGCGTCTCCGGCACGAACACCCAGACGCAGCAGCCGTAGAGGAACGTGGTCACCGCGTCCGCGATGAAGAGCAGCCGGTAGCCCAGCCCCGCGAGCAGGCCCGCCAGCGGCAGCGCGATGGCGAAGCCCAGGTTGATGACCCAGTAGAGCAACCCGTACGCGCGCGCCCGGTCCCGGGGCGCCACCAGGTCCGCCACCGCCGCGGACACCGCCGGCCGGTACAAATCCCCCAGGATGCCCAGGAGGAACGCCGCCACCGCGATGCGCCCGGGCGTCTCCGAGTGGCCGATGAGCAGCATGGCCCCCGACCCCAGCCACAGGCCCCCCGCGAGCGTCAGCCGCCGGCCCACCCGGTCCGCGAGCATGCCCCCCAGGGGCGCCGCCAGCACCGCGCCCGCGCCGTTGAGCGCCACGATGAAGCCCGCCTGCTCCACGTTGAAGCCGCGCTCGCGCGTGAGGTACAGCGCCAGGAACGGCGCGACGAAGGACCCCAGCCGGTTCACGAAGGTGCCCACCCACAGGACCCAGTACGTCCGTGGCAGGCCACCCCCGCCCAGCGCTCTCAACACCGTGGCAACGGGATTCATGGCGGGATGCCCGACGGACGTGGGGAGGTGAGACTGACCGGGGGCGCTCGTCAGCATGCGCCCGGGCCCCGCCCGTTTCCATGCGCCCTCTGGCCCGCGCGGGCGGTTGGAGCCGCATGCATTCCAGCCGCGCGCGAAACGCGACTTCCCGGGCGCACCTTCATGGCGCTGGACATCGCTTCCGGGCTCCTCCAGGTTGCCGCGCCAATCCACACCCAGGAAGGCGGGACGCGAAGGCGGGCATGGGGCAGGTCATTGGACTTCTGGGGGTGTGCCTCGTCCTGGGCGTGTTGGCGCGACGCAGCGGCCGGTTCCCGGAAGGGACGGCGCCCGCGTTCAACGTCTTCCTCCTCAACGTGTCGCTGCCGGCGCTGGTGCTGCGCGCCATGCACCGGCTGGAGTTCGCGCCCGGGCTGGTGGTGGCCGCCGCGGCGCCGTGGCTGCTCTTCGCCGGAGCGGTGCTCTTCATGCGCCTGCTCGGCCCCCGGCTGGGGCTGTCGCGTCAGTCGGTGGCGGCGCTCATCCTCACCGCGGGGCTGGGCAACACGGCCTTCGTGGGCCTGCCCATGGCCGCCGCGCTCCTGGGCCCCCAAGGCGTGCCGGTGGCGGTGGTGGCGGACCAGCTGGGGTCGTTCCTGGTGCTGGCGACGCTCGCCACGCTGACGGCGGCGAAGGCCAGCGCCCGGTCGGAGCTGTCCGTGCGCACGCTCCTGCGCAAGGTGCTGGGGTTCACCCCGTTCCAGGCGCTGGTGGTGGCGCTGCTCTTGCGCCCCTTCCCCTTCCCGGACTGGCTGGAGTCCGTGCTCCAGCGGCTGGGTGACCTGCTCACGCCGCTGGCGCTGTTCGTCGTGGGCTTCCAGCTGCGGCTGAAGGGAGTGGGCCCACGGGTCCCGGCGCTCGCGCTGGGGCTGACCTACAAGCTGGTGCTCGCGCCGCTGGCGGTGCTGGGGCTGCTGATGCTCATGCCCGGGCTGGCGCTGGTGGTGAAGCAGGCCACGGTGCTTCAAATCGCCATGGCGCCCATGGTGACGGCGGCCATCCTCGCGGCCGAGCACGACCTGGACGCGGACCTGGCGGTGCTGATGGTGGGCGTGGGCATTCCGCTGTCGTTCGCCACCGCGCCGCTGCTCTTGTCGCTGGTGCACTGACGCCCGTGCGGCACACGGGCGTCAGTGGG
The sequence above is drawn from the Corallococcus sp. NCRR genome and encodes:
- a CDS encoding AEC family transporter, encoding MGQVIGLLGVCLVLGVLARRSGRFPEGTAPAFNVFLLNVSLPALVLRAMHRLEFAPGLVVAAAAPWLLFAGAVLFMRLLGPRLGLSRQSVAALILTAGLGNTAFVGLPMAAALLGPQGVPVAVVADQLGSFLVLATLATLTAAKASARSELSVRTLLRKVLGFTPFQALVVALLLRPFPFPDWLESVLQRLGDLLTPLALFVVGFQLRLKGVGPRVPALALGLTYKLVLAPLAVLGLLMLMPGLALVVKQATVLQIAMAPMVTAAILAAEHDLDADLAVLMVGVGIPLSFATAPLLLSLVH
- the traC gene encoding outer membrane exchange accessory lipoprotein TraC, whose protein sequence is MRRVSSPARPPRDSSRWLSALALLSLVLLSGCSAFSRAVREGDGAVKERHWAEAEAAYLRALAADPEASEITVKLRAVRREWGEEVYQEAGAAHSSGDLPSATKLLVRVLELNPDHEGARALLAQTLEARVQVALGLLKEEKLQDARAELDAVLAVSPDHVNARKGVDAVQVAWAKRFFASAETLEKSGKLGNALVAYVRADQERVGATAARERAESVRQRLRDEVAFLVVATPVEDNAQAPDVAQRLSAGRLASALPTKLPLKVVTEAPPGRVGVKLDLSLERVLPLKAVEESQKSQRYLAGNRSVPNPKRGDYEKKLLEAERTLEGVERKQAAVLREYLKAQVELGTLRDAAERCREREKRECRAAIQECGEEARDAKSPGKVPSECDPERCSGQCTQDEGLMSMKAKAARVLEGAVQVALDKAETQRSEVQRNRDAVFREPITVEEPMYSDFVYDVQLHRLTVTATVTSVMRDLLTPQQVPAPNTQDYAVLHEDLAHKGYDRYGVLADPVQLRNELELRVDAGDKAVADVAKHVKERFDLYRGKRVEDARRGMVRPGAEDVVETAVRALLLTADAPPQDILQPVARARGLTRPEALLGVGQ
- a CDS encoding MDR family MFS transporter — protein: MNPVATVLRALGGGGLPRTYWVLWVGTFVNRLGSFVAPFLALYLTRERGFNVEQAGFIVALNGAGAVLAAPLGGMLADRVGRRLTLAGGLWLGSGAMLLIGHSETPGRIAVAAFLLGILGDLYRPAVSAAVADLVAPRDRARAYGLLYWVINLGFAIALPLAGLLAGLGYRLLFIADAVTTFLYGCCVWVFVPETRPPEARAAHASHTPLGAVLTPFRDSVYLAFCLPVFALALLFHQSFMSLPLTLTQQGLTPAQYGLVMSVNGVLIVALQPFVVRGVGRVRRSTALAVAGVLTAVGFGLHALPATVPLAMAAVAVWTLGEIVHSPVAPSVVADLAPAELRGSYQGAYHMMWGLASSVAPALGGAMLGHAGATALWAGCFCVGLAAAAWHLTIAGARRRRVETLRLERPEMSASLD